The following are encoded in a window of Carettochelys insculpta isolate YL-2023 chromosome 30, ASM3395843v1, whole genome shotgun sequence genomic DNA:
- the GBA1 gene encoding lysosomal acid glucosylceramidase isoform X1, protein MWHELTCGQQIERVLPRFHSQHVSPQCCSAGDSTECFAHSQQSPGAPHRAQGLAAGLALGRSGAMWAGCASIVGCVLFMQMVQGAAGGHPCNAKDFGHGSVVCVCNASYCDTLDPVVVPARGAYAKYESSKAGKRLERSEGSFQSDAPAPELVLKLDVAQRYQTVKGFGGSVTDSAAANILSLSKETQGHLLASYFTEYGIEYNLLRVPMASCDFSTHPYSYDDTPYDYELADFRLKDEDTKLKIPVLHQAAALSKKPLSLVASPWSSPVWLKTNGDMRGKGTLKGTPGDKYHKTWANYFIRFLDEYTKHNLTFWAVTAGNEPTAGLINNYPFQCLGFCPEHQRDFIAQDLGPALANSSHKGIQLIMLDDNRVLLPHWAKVVLGDPNAARYVHGIGVHWYLDFIAPIKDTVLRTHDLFPDYFILATEACTGSYFWEKDVILGFWDRGNQYSHSILMNLNNYVTGWIDWNLALDMEGGPNWVKNYVDSPVIVDRKNDLFYKQPMFYHLGHFSKFIPEGSQRVGLVVSRKSCKCNLEYVAFLHPDSTATVVVLNRHSTDVRFQVFDPEVGLLDAVSPGDSIQTYLWRRQ, encoded by the exons GCCCAGGTGCTCCGCACCGTgcgcaggggctggctgcagggctcgCGCTGGGCAGGAGCGGTGCCATGTGGGCCGGGTGCGCCAGCATCGTGGGCTGCGTCCTGTTCATGCAGATGGTGCAGGGGGCCGCAG GTGGCCATCCCTGCAATGCCAAGGACTTTGGCCATggctctgtggtgtgtgtgtgcaacgCCTCCTACTGTGACACGCTGGACCCCGTGGTGGTCCCAGCCCGGGGCGCGTACGCCAAGTACGAGAGCAGCAAGGCAGGCAAGCGGCTGGAGCGCAGCGAGGGGAGCTTCCAGAGCGACGCCCCAGCCCCAG AGCTCGTGCTGAAGCTGGACGTGGCACAGCGGTACCAGACAGTGAAGGGCTTTGGCGGCTCTGTCACGGACTCGGCTGCCGCGAACATCCTGTCTCTGTCCAAGGAGACACAAGGCCATCTGCTTGCATCCTACTTCACGGAATATG GAATCGAGTACAACCTGCTCCGTGTTCCCATGGCCAGCTGCGACTTCTCCACCCATCCCTACAGCTATGATGACACCCCCTATGACTACGAGCTCGCCGACTTCCGCCTGAAGGATGAGGATACAAAGCTGAAA ATCCCCGTTCTCCACCAAGCCGCGGCCTTGTCCAAGAAACCACTGTCCCTGGTCGCCAGTCCCTGGTCATCCCCAGTCTGGCTGAAAACCAATGGCGACATGAGAGGGAAGGGCACACTGAAGGGGACGCCGGGGGACAAGTATCACAAGACCTGGGCCAACTACTTCATCAG GTTCCTGGATGAATACACCAAACACAACCTGACGTTCTGGGCGGTGACGGCTGGGAACGAGCCCACAGCCGGGCTGATAAACAACTACCCCTTCCAGTGCCTGGGCTTCTGCCCTGAGCACCAGCGGGACTTCATTGCCCAGGACCTGGGCCCAGCGCTAGCCAACAGCTCTCACAAGGGCATCCAACTCATCATGCTGGACGACAACAGAGTGCTGCTCCCCCACTGGGCCAAAGTG GTACTTGGAGACCCAAACGCTGCTCGCTATGTCCACGGCATTGGGGTCCACTGGTACTTGGATTTCATTGCGCCCATCAAGGACACTGTACTGCGGACCCATGACCTGTTCCCAGATTACTTCATCTTGGCCACAGAGGCCTGCACTGGCTCCTACTTCTGGGAGAAGGATGTTATTCTGGGCTTCTGGGATCGGGGGAACCAGTACAGCCACAGCATCCTGATG aacctgaACAACTACGTCACTGGCTGGATTGACTGGAACCTGGCCCTGGACATGGAGGGGGGGCCCAACTGGGTAAAGAACTACGTGGACAGCCCGGTCATCGTGGACAGGAAAAATGATCTCTTCTACAAGCAGCCCATGTTCTACCACCTGGGCCATTTCAG CAAGTTCATCCCCGAAGGCTCCCAGCGTGTCGGGCTGGTGGTCTCCAGGAAGAGCTGCAAGTGCAACTTGGAGTATGTGGCCTTCCTGCACCCGGACAGCACCGCCACTGTTGTGGTCCTGAACAG gCATTCCACAGACGTGCGCTTCCAGGTTTTCGACCCAGAAGTTGGCCTCTTGGATGCTGTGAGTCCCGGTGACTCCATCCAGACCTACCTATGGAGGCGGCAGTGA
- the GBA1 gene encoding lysosomal acid glucosylceramidase isoform X2, whose product MWAGCASIVGCVLFMQMVQGAAGGHPCNAKDFGHGSVVCVCNASYCDTLDPVVVPARGAYAKYESSKAGKRLERSEGSFQSDAPAPELVLKLDVAQRYQTVKGFGGSVTDSAAANILSLSKETQGHLLASYFTEYGIEYNLLRVPMASCDFSTHPYSYDDTPYDYELADFRLKDEDTKLKIPVLHQAAALSKKPLSLVASPWSSPVWLKTNGDMRGKGTLKGTPGDKYHKTWANYFIRFLDEYTKHNLTFWAVTAGNEPTAGLINNYPFQCLGFCPEHQRDFIAQDLGPALANSSHKGIQLIMLDDNRVLLPHWAKVVLGDPNAARYVHGIGVHWYLDFIAPIKDTVLRTHDLFPDYFILATEACTGSYFWEKDVILGFWDRGNQYSHSILMNLNNYVTGWIDWNLALDMEGGPNWVKNYVDSPVIVDRKNDLFYKQPMFYHLGHFSKFIPEGSQRVGLVVSRKSCKCNLEYVAFLHPDSTATVVVLNRHSTDVRFQVFDPEVGLLDAVSPGDSIQTYLWRRQ is encoded by the exons ATGTGGGCCGGGTGCGCCAGCATCGTGGGCTGCGTCCTGTTCATGCAGATGGTGCAGGGGGCCGCAG GTGGCCATCCCTGCAATGCCAAGGACTTTGGCCATggctctgtggtgtgtgtgtgcaacgCCTCCTACTGTGACACGCTGGACCCCGTGGTGGTCCCAGCCCGGGGCGCGTACGCCAAGTACGAGAGCAGCAAGGCAGGCAAGCGGCTGGAGCGCAGCGAGGGGAGCTTCCAGAGCGACGCCCCAGCCCCAG AGCTCGTGCTGAAGCTGGACGTGGCACAGCGGTACCAGACAGTGAAGGGCTTTGGCGGCTCTGTCACGGACTCGGCTGCCGCGAACATCCTGTCTCTGTCCAAGGAGACACAAGGCCATCTGCTTGCATCCTACTTCACGGAATATG GAATCGAGTACAACCTGCTCCGTGTTCCCATGGCCAGCTGCGACTTCTCCACCCATCCCTACAGCTATGATGACACCCCCTATGACTACGAGCTCGCCGACTTCCGCCTGAAGGATGAGGATACAAAGCTGAAA ATCCCCGTTCTCCACCAAGCCGCGGCCTTGTCCAAGAAACCACTGTCCCTGGTCGCCAGTCCCTGGTCATCCCCAGTCTGGCTGAAAACCAATGGCGACATGAGAGGGAAGGGCACACTGAAGGGGACGCCGGGGGACAAGTATCACAAGACCTGGGCCAACTACTTCATCAG GTTCCTGGATGAATACACCAAACACAACCTGACGTTCTGGGCGGTGACGGCTGGGAACGAGCCCACAGCCGGGCTGATAAACAACTACCCCTTCCAGTGCCTGGGCTTCTGCCCTGAGCACCAGCGGGACTTCATTGCCCAGGACCTGGGCCCAGCGCTAGCCAACAGCTCTCACAAGGGCATCCAACTCATCATGCTGGACGACAACAGAGTGCTGCTCCCCCACTGGGCCAAAGTG GTACTTGGAGACCCAAACGCTGCTCGCTATGTCCACGGCATTGGGGTCCACTGGTACTTGGATTTCATTGCGCCCATCAAGGACACTGTACTGCGGACCCATGACCTGTTCCCAGATTACTTCATCTTGGCCACAGAGGCCTGCACTGGCTCCTACTTCTGGGAGAAGGATGTTATTCTGGGCTTCTGGGATCGGGGGAACCAGTACAGCCACAGCATCCTGATG aacctgaACAACTACGTCACTGGCTGGATTGACTGGAACCTGGCCCTGGACATGGAGGGGGGGCCCAACTGGGTAAAGAACTACGTGGACAGCCCGGTCATCGTGGACAGGAAAAATGATCTCTTCTACAAGCAGCCCATGTTCTACCACCTGGGCCATTTCAG CAAGTTCATCCCCGAAGGCTCCCAGCGTGTCGGGCTGGTGGTCTCCAGGAAGAGCTGCAAGTGCAACTTGGAGTATGTGGCCTTCCTGCACCCGGACAGCACCGCCACTGTTGTGGTCCTGAACAG gCATTCCACAGACGTGCGCTTCCAGGTTTTCGACCCAGAAGTTGGCCTCTTGGATGCTGTGAGTCCCGGTGACTCCATCCAGACCTACCTATGGAGGCGGCAGTGA